AAACCATTCTTATCAAGGAAGATTATATCCGCATCGGATTTCATGACTTTACTGTAATAATCATAGTCAATCATGGATTTTAGATTGCACTTTTCCTCGATTTCATCAGAAGATACTATTACTATTTTACCATCCTCCCACTCGGAAACTATACTTTCATACCATGGTTCACCTTTGAATTTATTGATAAAAAACTCCCAAAGTTTGTTTGACAGATCCTCAGATATTTTGTCAAGAGCTATCCGGTATCCGTCAGTTTGTTTTTGAATATAACCCATCAAACCACCACATGAAACAATAGGAAAGGAAGATTTATATAAATTTTCTTGTATGTTATTTCCTTAGGTTTTAAAGAGATAAGAAGTTGGAGGACTATCCACCGTCCTCACACTGAAACATCAAAAAAGATTTCTATTGTTACCCTAATTCTCAGAGTTGACGAATATGGGAAAGGACTTAGGATTTAAGGGTCATGTTAATAATCATCCTGTCAGAATGCAGGTTCAGGTGTTGGAACAGATAAGAATGGGGATGTAAAGAGGTGTGCCAAGAATAGGTGGGTAGAAAGGAGAGGGTTAGCAGAAACCTATTTATTTATCAGACCAAGTTAACAGGCATTTATTCACAAACGCACCACAGAGCCTCTCACACATAAAATTTTTAAATATTCTTTGATAATTCGGTTTATGGAAAAGATAAATTATGTAATATCCATACTTTGTTTGTTTATTATTTTACTATCTTTCGGATGTACGTCTGAGGAAGGGATCGGTGCCTTTTATGTCAAGGATGCGGGTTTAGTCGATCTTAATGATAACTCTACGTGGGACCCTGACGGTGACGGTATCCCTAACGTAGTGTATTCGGACGGCAAATACTACATAAATCAAGACGTCCGTCTGGCGCGAACTAATTATGACCTCTGCCCTTCAGGTTCTCCGGAAAGTATAGTTATTAACTGTTCTGACTGCGAACTTGATTGTAATAACGCAGTTTTAGAGGGATGCAGTAGTGGAAGTGAAAGGTCGAGGTCAAGCGGCATAGCCGTGTATTATCAACATAATATAAGGATCACCAATTGTGAAATCAGAGGGTTTGATTACGGTATATATGCAGAATGTCCGTCGGGTGTGATTGAGAACTGTGAGGTCTACGATTCTAAGACCGGTATTATGCTCTGGCGTGTTAATGACGTTACTGTTTCTAATTGCGAATCGCACGATAATCAGGAAGACGGAATCGGTAGTTATCAGTCTCGTGATGTCCGGTTGGAGGGGAACACAATATATTCTAACTCACGACATGGGGTTTATTTATTTAATACTGGTGGTTGTGATGTTGTAAATAATGATATATTTAACAACGAGAATGACTGTGGAATCGGTGCTGATAGTGTGCAGGATATTGAGATAGATGACAATAATATCTACAACAACAAGTTTGGTGTTTGTGGAAACTTCTTTGATAGTAGGATTTCTAATAACCAGATTTATGATAACTCCTATGACGGGATCGCGTTAAACTCTGGTAATAGGTATAGGATAATCAATAATGAAATCATTTCTAACAGGAGATACGCTATTAACATCGGTAATGCTATAATCTCGGAAGTAAGGGATAACGAGTTGTGCGATAACGAAGGTGAATATGATATATTTCTGGAAGGGGATGGTGATATATCAGAATTAGAAGATAACACCTGTGATTCTGGTAGGGTGTACTTAAACGGAGACATCAGAGGATGTGATAACCCGTGCACTATTACCTGTGTGGATGAGGATGGGGACGGGTACGGTGCGTGTCCCAACTGCGGTCGTGAAAGCGGTTGTGAGCACGACGGTGATGATTGTGATGATGATAACCCTGACGTATATCCAGGTGCTGACGAATTGTGTGACGGACTGGATAACGACTGTGATGACGAGATAGATGAAGGGTTGCCCACTTATACGTACTATGCGGATACTGACGGTGACGGGTACGGCGATCCCGGTTCACCTTACGAGACGTGTTCAACCACACCGCCTGATGGTTATGTGGATGATAACACGGATTGTAACGATACAAACGCGGACATACATCCTGATGCAGTTGAGGTGTGTGATGACGGTGTTGATAACGATTGTGATGGTAATGTAGACTGTGAGGATGACGACTGTAGTTCTGACCCTGTATGTGAAGGTACGGTGTTCCCTGAGGACGGGATGAACATAGTTGAAGATGTGGCGTTCCCACCGGGAACGTACGTCCTCCCGCACGGGTTGAATGTAGGTGGCGATAACGTAAGAGTTGAATGTAGGGGTACTGTACTCATCGGTTCTGAATCGGGAAGGAGTGATCATATCGGGTTAAACATAACAGGTAGGACTAACGTAACCGTTAACGGATGTACCTTCAAGAGATATAAAACAGGTATTCTACTCAGTAATACCGATAATTCCATCATTGCTAATAATACGGTTGAGGAATCGGATGAGGGGATCGTGATAGAGGATAACTCTCAGAACAACCAGATATACGATAACCGGATTAGTTCGGACGAATACGATATCTATTTGAGTGAAGATTCTCATAATAACTCCGGTAATAATATCTGCGAGATATTGGAAGACAGGGACGAGAACTCAGTATCTTGCGGGTCTTGTATCACGCCGTACGATTACATGGTAATCGGGTCTAATTCTAACGTATCCGTGTGTAACGGTAATTACGAAAACCTACACATTTATCTTAGAGGTAGTAATATTACGTTCAGTTGCCGTCCTCACACGATATTCCAAAACAGTTGGATAGAAGTGGATTCAGGATCGCAAGATATAGAGATTTCTGGTTGTACTCTAAGAAACATGAGTTATATTAACCTCAACACTCAGGACAGTAACATATCAGATGTGATCATTCATGACAATCAGTTCTATTATAAATCATCAGTAACAACTCATAGAAACTATTATGTTGATAATGTATACATCGCCCGCAACAACTTTTCCTCTTCATATATGGGTTTAGTTAAGAGTCAGAACGTTTTGGTTGAAAATAATGTGTTCCACTACAATATTTCGTCCGGTGTTCGCACTGCGAGATGTAAAAACATTACGTTCAGAAATAATAGGTTCGTTGGTGATGGTAGGCATTCGGTAGGGTTGGAACATTTAGAGGATGAAAACCTCACTATCAGTAATAGCATTTTTGAAAACACAACACTTACTATCAGGTCGAACGGATGGAATTTCATTAATAACACTGTCCGGCTTGATGATTATCCTGGACTCACCTATTTTACGTTTAGCGGTCGTGGATGCACACTTAAAGATAACGTGATAGATATTAAACATTGGGGCAATTTAGATTTAACAGTTAGCGATAGTTTGATTGAAGGGAACACGATTTCTACTTTTCTGATCATATTCTGGTTTGTAGGGTCTAATAACACAATCGTGAATAACGACTTTGAAGAAACAGGTATTGATCTGGGACATTGGATCTCATATCTCCAAAGGGATTTAAAGATAATCAATAATACATTTGGCGGGCTACGTCTTGGGGATGCTACCGACGTCCTGTTTATGAATAATACATTTTACACGTTAGAGTTGAATAATGTAGAAAATTCTTCATTTATCAATAACTATCAATCACAAGGGTCTACACTGGGCGGTATGTATTTATACGTGGTGAATAATTGTACGTTTATCAATATGACCCTTGGTAATAATGCAAAGTACGGGCTCAAAATAGGAGGGTATTCCACGGATAACTGGTTTATCAATCTGAGGAGTTGTAACAATAGTGTGAACATGACTTCTTACGACGCGGACATCGTAGACATGGTTGGCGGTAACCATTTTGTACATTCTGTATACGATACCTCTTATACTCCGTTCCCGAATGACCGAGAGTACTTTGATAAGGTCGGTAGTTGCGGGAACGTTCGTCCTGCCTGCATAACACTGCAGAACAGTATGATCATAACAGGAGATGTTACTTTATGTCCCGGAACCTACGAAGTGAACGGAGACGTTTTCATGCGTGTGGTGACTGATGGTGTTAACGTCAGATGTAACGGTACGGTGATCAGATACGTAGGTGACGGAGATGGTATTGCTGTACTGGTTAGTGAGGACGCAGATAACGTTAACATCTCTGGTTGTACGTTTGAAGGATTTAAAGAAGGAGTACATTGGTACGGGGATAACGGTGTTTTCATGAATAATCTACTTAATACAACTAGGGATGGAATGATAATACTCGGTAGACGGAATATCAGTATAAAGAATAACACATTCATCGTTAACGGTAGAGCGTCAACCGTGTTGAATTTATCTCATGTTTCAAACGTATCCGTTGAGGGTAATCAGGTCTCAGGACAGAACCTGAATACCGGTATATATCTATCCGATTCGTCCGAAGTCTTCGTAAACAGTAATAACCTCTCACTTTACAGTGGGCGTCCAACCGGAATGTCAATAATCAACTCAAGTCATGTCCGAATTAAGTTGAATAATCTTAATACAACTAGAAATGGAATCACGGTAATCAACTCAAGTCATGTTCAGATAGGGTTGAACAATATCTCAGGGCGGTCGTACAGCATCATTCTAGAAAACATATCTGCCGTTAACATAACCGACAACTATCTATCTAACGCGGGACGGGCAATATACATCAAACCTAGAATAACAAACTTGGCCATACGTAATAACCGGTTTGAAAATATAAGACATTATTATATCTCATTAAGTTTACGCGACAATCTATTTGGTGATTCGGGTTGGAATAAGGATCAATGTTATGAGATTCATGCTGAGAACAACACCGAAGCGAGTACGGGTTATCCTATAATCTTCTACACGGGTAGCGGAACACTTGAAGATAAAGATGTATCACAGTTAATACTGTGCGGTGCGGACGACTCAGTCATGTCTAACATAAGATTTAATGCTGGACCGCCGCCCCGCGTGTTTGAAGCGTATTACACGGATAACGCAGTACTAAGAGAATTCAATGCATCTCATCTCTGGGATTTCATCATTGCAAAGTCGACAGGAGTAGTTCTTCAGGATAGTTATATCAATGGTGTTTTATTCTTCGTGAATGATACTGATTGCTTAGTAGAAAATAATTTCTTGACTCCAGCCTATAA
This window of the Candidatus Micrarchaeota archaeon genome carries:
- a CDS encoding right-handed parallel beta-helix repeat-containing protein; this translates as MEKINYVISILCLFIILLSFGCTSEEGIGAFYVKDAGLVDLNDNSTWDPDGDGIPNVVYSDGKYYINQDVRLARTNYDLCPSGSPESIVINCSDCELDCNNAVLEGCSSGSERSRSSGIAVYYQHNIRITNCEIRGFDYGIYAECPSGVIENCEVYDSKTGIMLWRVNDVTVSNCESHDNQEDGIGSYQSRDVRLEGNTIYSNSRHGVYLFNTGGCDVVNNDIFNNENDCGIGADSVQDIEIDDNNIYNNKFGVCGNFFDSRISNNQIYDNSYDGIALNSGNRYRIINNEIISNRRYAINIGNAIISEVRDNELCDNEGEYDIFLEGDGDISELEDNTCDSGRVYLNGDIRGCDNPCTITCVDEDGDGYGACPNCGRESGCEHDGDDCDDDNPDVYPGADELCDGLDNDCDDEIDEGLPTYTYYADTDGDGYGDPGSPYETCSTTPPDGYVDDNTDCNDTNADIHPDAVEVCDDGVDNDCDGNVDCEDDDCSSDPVCEGTVFPEDGMNIVEDVAFPPGTYVLPHGLNVGGDNVRVECRGTVLIGSESGRSDHIGLNITGRTNVTVNGCTFKRYKTGILLSNTDNSIIANNTVEESDEGIVIEDNSQNNQIYDNRISSDEYDIYLSEDSHNNSGNNICEILEDRDENSVSCGSCITPYDYMVIGSNSNVSVCNGNYENLHIYLRGSNITFSCRPHTIFQNSWIEVDSGSQDIEISGCTLRNMSYINLNTQDSNISDVIIHDNQFYYKSSVTTHRNYYVDNVYIARNNFSSSYMGLVKSQNVLVENNVFHYNISSGVRTARCKNITFRNNRFVGDGRHSVGLEHLEDENLTISNSIFENTTLTIRSNGWNFINNTVRLDDYPGLTYFTFSGRGCTLKDNVIDIKHWGNLDLTVSDSLIEGNTISTFLIIFWFVGSNNTIVNNDFEETGIDLGHWISYLQRDLKIINNTFGGLRLGDATDVLFMNNTFYTLELNNVENSSFINNYQSQGSTLGGMYLYVVNNCTFINMTLGNNAKYGLKIGGYSTDNWFINLRSCNNSVNMTSYDADIVDMVGGNHFVHSVYDTSYTPFPNDREYFDKVGSCGNVRPACITLQNSMIITGDVTLCPGTYEVNGDVFMRVVTDGVNVRCNGTVIRYVGDGDGIAVLVSEDADNVNISGCTFEGFKEGVHWYGDNGVFMNNLLNTTRDGMIILGRRNISIKNNTFIVNGRASTVLNLSHVSNVSVEGNQVSGQNLNTGIYLSDSSEVFVNSNNLSLYSGRPTGMSIINSSHVRIKLNNLNTTRNGITVINSSHVQIGLNNISGRSYSIILENISAVNITDNYLSNAGRAIYIKPRITNLAIRNNRFENIRHYYISLSLRDNLFGDSGWNKDQCYEIHAENNTEASTGYPIIFYTGSGTLEDKDVSQLILCGADDSVMSNIRFNAGPPPRVFEAYYTDNAVLREFNASHLWDFIIAKSTGVVLQDSYINGVLFFVNDTDCLVENNFLTPAYKILESAGKNNVYKDNTINVSNGGFVISFTEGAEILNNRIFGRWESSAPYAYRRGRNTGIYLGFYGGHDKLKIINNTMSNLTYAIYFDDSKVSNSIIANNTVTHSYHGVHISLNPGWGAELHNITFSNNKFIGNLGGVIFDVFSGVDTSNVEFINTVSCNLKSDISFSFYGRNMEDKTPTDYVTFYDTIYDLASPDNDTYYDKTESCYEYMGCHLPKMDEVYNDTLFCPGDYPVGDIKVLDNTTIICNGTVFHPFDPEQFNAALNLTGDNITVSGCTFKGYHTAVVHETTPSQEASLHRHLKDGMLTNNTFLDNNISVRLWRVDNDKILDNMLVNTTVGVYVHECENLRVDNNNITVGETGIFGSANEGFVITGNVINNMLKGIHVWSGEATVENNTITDNREYGIRVEHGGVNITGNIVCNNIIADIYDCRSNLCSDNYCDCSGAGCPPCEHRCSETPGGGGVSCVVPVDGMIVYHDTVLCSGEYRLPRGIRIEGHNITLTCNGTVLVGNGPGDGNSGIIVSYGRENKVVGCEVVNYTNGIFVAHSPDTNITECTVRETDKGIIIRDSLSNEVEGCNVTSSGTGVYIENSDHVIVRESRITDTLNNDPIYVRYSDDVSILDNVIENFGGYRFGIDGYRSQRLNISNNIINGGSDTGSRIGILLTSGSDHATVFNNTVNNVFYGVTVYTSYNNLSNNDLCGAVHGFSVRGGHNYGEDNRCDQSVSYPDRDVDIVCLPCD